A genomic region of Nitrospirota bacterium contains the following coding sequences:
- a CDS encoding DUF302 domain-containing protein, translating to MSYYFSAIVEVPFEEAVNRASEELKKEGFGIMTEIDVRKVLKEKLGVDFRPYRILGACNPRLAYEALQMEENIGTMLPCNVVVQEHSGGRVEISAIDPVASMQAVTNRRLLDVAHEVRKLLMKVIDSVQS from the coding sequence ATGAGCTACTATTTCAGCGCCATCGTGGAGGTGCCTTTCGAGGAAGCGGTCAACCGGGCAAGCGAGGAGCTGAAGAAGGAAGGGTTCGGCATCATGACGGAAATCGACGTGCGGAAGGTTCTCAAGGAGAAACTGGGCGTGGACTTCCGGCCGTACCGCATCCTGGGCGCCTGTAACCCCCGGTTAGCCTATGAGGCCCTTCAGATGGAGGAAAACATCGGCACCATGCTTCCCTGCAACGTCGTGGTCCAGGAGCACTCCGGAGGCAGGGTGGAGATATCGGCCATCGACCCGGTGGCTTCCATGCAGGCCGTGACCAACCGGAGGCTTCTCGATGTGGCCCATGAGGTCCGCAAGCTGCTCATGAAGGTCATAGACAGCGTGCAGTCCTGA
- a CDS encoding glycosyltransferase, whose product MKVLHVETGKNLFGGALQVLYLLRGLKERGVSNILVCTRGSALADQARGLADQVHPLPMAGDLDLRFIWRLRRIIVSAAPDIVHLHSRRGADVLGGLAAAFTGSRTILSRRVDNPEPRPLVHLKYRLYDRVITISEGIRKVLVEEGLDPSRIRCVPSAVDLEKYRPGCEGEWFRREFSLGEENRTVGMAAQFIKRKGHEYLLEAVPRVLQSFPAARFLLFGKGPLEAVMKGVCRTLRIEHAVLFPGFRTDLHRILPCLDVVAHPAQMEGLGVSLLQAAASGVPIIATRVGGIPEIIRDGMNGRLVEPGSSRALAEALVRLLGSAETRRAMGAAGRRIAEEEFSTAAMVEGNLRVYGELLQGA is encoded by the coding sequence ATGAAAGTCCTTCACGTGGAGACCGGAAAGAACCTGTTCGGTGGAGCCCTCCAGGTGCTTTACCTCCTTCGGGGGCTCAAGGAGCGCGGGGTCTCAAACATCCTGGTCTGCACGAGGGGCAGCGCCCTGGCGGACCAGGCCAGGGGACTGGCCGACCAGGTCCATCCCCTGCCCATGGCGGGCGACCTGGACCTTCGTTTCATCTGGCGGCTCCGGAGAATCATCGTGTCCGCAGCTCCCGATATCGTCCATCTGCACAGCCGCCGGGGCGCGGACGTCCTGGGAGGGCTCGCAGCCGCCTTCACCGGTTCCAGAACTATCCTTTCCCGCCGGGTGGACAACCCCGAGCCGCGCCCCCTGGTTCACCTGAAGTACCGGCTCTATGACAGGGTCATAACCATATCGGAGGGCATCCGGAAAGTGCTCGTCGAGGAAGGGTTGGACCCATCGCGCATACGGTGCGTGCCGAGCGCGGTGGACCTGGAGAAGTACCGGCCCGGCTGCGAGGGGGAATGGTTCAGGAGAGAGTTCTCCCTCGGAGAGGAGAATCGCACCGTGGGGATGGCGGCCCAGTTCATCAAGAGGAAAGGCCACGAATACCTCCTCGAGGCCGTCCCGCGGGTCCTCCAGTCCTTTCCGGCCGCACGCTTCCTGCTTTTCGGGAAGGGGCCTCTCGAGGCGGTGATGAAGGGCGTCTGCCGGACCCTCCGCATCGAGCACGCCGTCCTCTTCCCGGGCTTTCGAACCGACCTGCACCGCATCCTCCCCTGCCTGGACGTGGTGGCACACCCGGCTCAGATGGAGGGGCTTGGCGTCTCGCTTCTTCAGGCTGCCGCCTCGGGGGTGCCCATCATAGCCACCCGCGTCGGGGGCATCCCCGAAATCATCCGGGACGGCATGAACGGCCGCCTCGTCGAGCCCGGCAGCAGCCGGGCCCTGGCTGAGGCCCTGGTTCGGCTCCTGGGCTCTGCCGAGACGCGGAGGGCCATGGGAGCGGCGGGCAGACGTATTGCCGAGGAGGAGTTCTCCACCGCCGCCATGGTGGAGGGCAACCTGCGTGTTTACGGAGAGCTGCTCCAGGGGGCATAG
- a CDS encoding glycosyltransferase family 9 protein, translated as MEPRNILIIKLSAIGDVVMATPVIRVLRNAYPGARLTWLVEEASSGLLCTNPLLDEVMVWPKEAWKGLFRARSYMAVLREARLFTGALRSRRFDLVLDLQGFLKSGLIAMLSGAPERVGLASREGSRLLMRKVVPWDRSERRIGAQYHQFVRGLGLDPGDFRMDIALGEKEEVFVRDFRRARGLSGPYAALCPFSSKPQKEWPGERWPRLAMLLAERYGMHSLILGGSADREKALRIEERSRGNAFCVAGEATLKESAALAKHASLLVGGDTALTHMGIAFQVPTVAVFGSTFPYDDTGLAGTAIIYKGFGCSPCKRHPVCAGDFPCLSAIGVEEVLGAASRLLEAA; from the coding sequence ATGGAACCCCGAAACATCCTCATTATCAAGCTGAGCGCCATCGGCGACGTGGTGATGGCAACACCGGTCATCAGGGTGCTCAGGAACGCTTACCCCGGAGCCCGCCTCACCTGGCTTGTGGAGGAGGCCTCAAGCGGCCTCCTTTGCACCAACCCCCTTCTTGACGAGGTGATGGTCTGGCCCAAGGAGGCGTGGAAGGGCCTTTTTCGCGCACGGAGCTACATGGCCGTCCTCAGGGAGGCGCGTCTTTTCACCGGCGCCCTGCGCTCCCGCCGCTTCGACCTTGTGCTGGACCTCCAGGGTTTCCTTAAAAGCGGGCTCATCGCCATGCTTTCGGGCGCGCCAGAGCGCGTAGGGCTCGCCTCCAGGGAGGGCAGCCGGCTTCTCATGAGAAAGGTCGTCCCCTGGGACAGGAGCGAAAGACGCATCGGGGCCCAGTATCATCAGTTCGTCCGGGGGCTGGGGCTTGACCCCGGCGACTTCCGAATGGACATCGCCCTTGGCGAGAAGGAGGAAGTCTTCGTCCGGGATTTCCGGCGGGCCCGGGGCCTTTCGGGCCCCTATGCTGCCCTCTGTCCTTTCTCCTCCAAGCCTCAGAAGGAATGGCCCGGAGAGCGGTGGCCGCGCCTGGCCATGCTCCTGGCCGAGAGGTACGGCATGCACTCCCTCATCCTGGGGGGGAGCGCGGACAGGGAGAAGGCCCTCCGCATCGAGGAACGGTCCAGAGGAAACGCCTTCTGCGTTGCCGGGGAGGCCACCCTCAAGGAGTCGGCCGCCCTTGCCAAGCACGCGTCCCTGCTCGTGGGTGGCGACACCGCCCTCACCCACATGGGAATCGCCTTCCAGGTTCCCACGGTAGCCGTCTTCGGGTCCACCTTTCCCTACGACGACACCGGCCTTGCGGGGACGGCCATTATCTATAAAGGGTTCGGATGCTCCCCCTGCAAGCGTCATCCCGTCTGCGCGGGGGACTTCCCCTGCCTTTCCGCCATTGGGGTCGAGGAGGTCCTGGGAGCGGCCTCCCGGCTCCTGGAGGCCGCATGA
- a CDS encoding chemotaxis protein CheX, translating into MIDIDSIYATLRDTTKHVLKTIAFVDALPGEIVPSDKNTLVGYVSGNVGLTGEMKISITVSFSKEAITRIYHNMFPDERAQVTVFHMGDLVGEITNMISGNLRNILAGLDMRFDAGIPTVVIGSQQIYHPSGTISKVIPFEMQGDTMFIEVGIKTF; encoded by the coding sequence ATGATAGACATCGATTCCATATACGCAACATTGAGGGACACGACCAAGCACGTCCTGAAAACCATTGCCTTCGTGGATGCCCTGCCGGGGGAGATAGTCCCGTCGGACAAGAACACCCTGGTGGGGTACGTCAGCGGCAACGTGGGCCTGACCGGGGAGATGAAAATCTCCATTACCGTGAGCTTCAGCAAGGAGGCCATCACCCGCATCTACCACAACATGTTCCCCGATGAGCGGGCCCAGGTGACCGTCTTTCACATGGGAGACCTGGTGGGAGAGATAACGAACATGATAAGCGGAAACCTCCGCAATATCCTGGCCGGACTGGACATGCGGTTCGATGCCGGAATCCCCACCGTGGTCATCGGCTCCCAGCAGATATACCATCCCTCGGGCACCATATCGAAGGTCATCCCCTTCGAGATGCAGGGCGACACCATGTTTATCGAGGTCGGGATAAAGACCTTCTAA
- a CDS encoding pyridoxine 5'-phosphate synthase — translation MLLGVNIDHVATLREARKGLEPDPLHAAPLAMLGGADGITVHLREDRRHISDRDLRLLRETVPLELNLEMAATEEMAKIASGTKPDLCTLVPEKRQELTTEGGLDVLRNAGKVTETVRRLHGAGIPVSLFINPERADIDASLASGADMVEIHTGLYAGARGTERDEKLFQVLSSLRYARALGLQANAGHGLTYANVVPLARSGQLRALYIGHSIISRAVLVGLERAVREMKELISR, via the coding sequence ATGCTCCTCGGGGTCAATATCGACCACGTCGCCACCTTGAGGGAGGCCCGCAAGGGCCTGGAGCCGGACCCCCTGCACGCCGCGCCCCTGGCCATGCTGGGCGGGGCCGACGGCATCACGGTGCACCTGAGGGAGGACCGGCGGCACATCTCGGACCGGGACCTCCGCCTTTTGCGGGAGACCGTGCCCCTGGAGCTCAACCTCGAAATGGCGGCCACGGAGGAGATGGCCAAGATCGCCTCCGGCACAAAACCCGACCTCTGCACCCTGGTGCCGGAGAAGCGCCAGGAGCTGACCACCGAAGGAGGCCTGGACGTCCTCCGCAACGCCGGGAAGGTGACCGAGACCGTCCGCAGGCTCCACGGCGCCGGCATACCCGTGAGCCTCTTTATCAATCCCGAGAGGGCCGACATAGACGCCTCCCTAGCCTCCGGCGCCGACATGGTGGAAATACACACCGGCCTTTACGCGGGCGCCCGCGGAACCGAGCGGGACGAGAAGCTCTTTCAGGTCCTCTCCTCCCTCCGCTATGCCCGGGCCCTCGGCCTCCAGGCCAATGCGGGCCACGGCCTCACCTACGCCAACGTCGTCCCCCTGGCCCGCTCCGGGCAGCTACGCGCCCTGTACATCGGCCACAGCATTATCTCCCGGGCGGTCCTCGTAGGCCTCGAGCGGGCCGTCCGGGAGATGAAGGAGCTCATATCACGATGA
- a CDS encoding adenosylcobalamin-dependent ribonucleoside-diphosphate reductase: protein MELSENALKTLQARYLIKNEKGEVTETPDEMFWRVARAVASSEALNDGDTEEWARKFHGLMSSLCFLPNSPTLMNAGKRLGQLAACFVLPVEDSMESIFGTLRNAAMILQSGGGTGFSFSHLRPRHDVVRSTGGIASGPVSFMKIYNTATDVIKQGGARRGANMGILRVDHPDIMDFITLKRDEHELTNFNISVAATDAFIEAVKKDEEYGLVNPRSGRTEKRVRAREVFDELVKSAWMTGDPGMVFLDRINEANPTPQVGRIESTNPCGEQPLLPNEACVLGSIDLSKCVQKGDIQWDALRDAVRTGVRFLDDAIDANRYPIAEIEAMHKGNRKIGLGVMGWADMLVLLGMRYDSPPAFELAEEVMKFIKEVSHGASSELAETRGVFPNFTGSVYDRPDGPKMRNATVTTIAPTGTLSTIADCSSSIEPLFAIAYKRYVLDTVLYEANKHFFRIARERGFYSESLKKKVAEAETLGEVPGVPEDVREIFVTAHEISPEDHIRMQAAFQKYTDNAVSKTVNVPGDATVEDVKRAYLLAYDLGCKGITVFRYGTEKRGTLIRMMDTD from the coding sequence ATGGAACTCTCTGAAAATGCTCTGAAAACCCTCCAGGCCCGGTATCTCATCAAGAACGAGAAGGGCGAGGTCACGGAAACACCCGACGAGATGTTCTGGCGGGTGGCCCGGGCCGTCGCCTCCTCCGAGGCCCTCAACGACGGGGACACCGAGGAGTGGGCGCGAAAGTTCCACGGCCTCATGAGTTCCCTGTGCTTTCTGCCCAACTCCCCCACCCTCATGAACGCCGGCAAGAGGCTCGGGCAGCTCGCGGCATGTTTCGTCCTGCCCGTGGAGGATTCCATGGAGAGCATCTTCGGCACACTGAGGAACGCCGCCATGATTCTTCAGAGCGGCGGGGGAACGGGGTTCAGCTTCTCGCACCTCCGCCCCCGGCACGACGTGGTCCGCTCCACGGGCGGCATTGCCAGCGGCCCGGTCTCCTTCATGAAGATCTACAACACCGCCACCGACGTCATCAAGCAGGGAGGCGCCCGCAGGGGCGCCAACATGGGCATTCTCAGAGTGGACCACCCCGATATCATGGACTTCATCACCCTGAAGCGCGACGAGCACGAGCTGACGAACTTCAACATCTCCGTGGCCGCCACCGACGCCTTCATCGAGGCCGTCAAGAAAGACGAGGAGTACGGCCTTGTCAATCCCCGCTCCGGAAGGACGGAGAAGCGGGTGCGGGCCCGGGAGGTCTTCGACGAGCTCGTCAAGAGCGCCTGGATGACCGGCGACCCCGGAATGGTCTTCCTCGACAGAATCAACGAGGCCAACCCGACCCCGCAGGTGGGCAGGATAGAGAGCACGAACCCCTGCGGGGAGCAGCCCCTCCTGCCCAACGAGGCCTGCGTCCTGGGCTCCATCGACCTCTCCAAGTGCGTCCAGAAGGGCGACATCCAGTGGGACGCCCTGCGGGATGCCGTCCGCACCGGCGTGCGTTTCCTCGACGATGCCATCGACGCCAACAGGTATCCCATCGCCGAAATCGAGGCCATGCACAAGGGCAACAGGAAGATCGGCCTGGGCGTGATGGGCTGGGCCGACATGCTCGTTCTTCTGGGCATGCGCTACGACAGCCCTCCGGCCTTCGAGCTTGCCGAGGAGGTCATGAAGTTCATCAAGGAGGTCTCCCACGGCGCCTCCTCCGAGCTGGCCGAGACCCGCGGCGTCTTCCCGAACTTCACGGGCTCCGTCTATGACCGGCCCGACGGCCCGAAGATGCGCAACGCCACCGTCACCACCATAGCCCCCACCGGCACCCTGTCGACCATAGCGGACTGCTCGAGCAGCATCGAGCCCCTCTTCGCCATCGCCTACAAGCGCTACGTCCTGGACACCGTCCTTTACGAGGCGAACAAGCATTTTTTCCGCATTGCCAGGGAGCGGGGCTTCTACTCCGAGAGCCTCAAGAAAAAGGTGGCCGAGGCCGAGACCCTCGGAGAAGTCCCCGGGGTGCCAGAGGACGTCAGGGAAATCTTCGTCACGGCGCACGAGATTTCCCCGGAAGACCACATCCGCATGCAGGCGGCCTTCCAGAAATACACCGACAACGCCGTGAGCAAGACAGTCAACGTTCCCGGGGATGCCACCGTCGAGGACGTCAAGCGGGCCTATCTGCTGGCCTACGACCTGGGGTGCAAAGGAATAACCGTCTTCCGCTACGGCACCGAGAAGCGGGGAACCCTCATCCGCATGATGGATACGGACTGA
- a CDS encoding L,D-transpeptidase family protein: protein MRTLVVGLLLWSFLAVPAFATGTPTGAQAQVSRLIEGWSAGLFVLKDAPPLHRAEEVAAFYRTRGFAPAWTDAQGPLPAAGRLLASLKASPSHGLAPRFYHLKALQDALSVPGAFEPDSLAALDILLTDAFITYAGDLRDGHAPPEGTNEHREASDAPLLERALASGSMGKALESLAPWDFRYQGMRKALARYRAIAREGGWPRVPPGLEPGARGPGVSALKKRLALTDGFPLSADGGDLFDDALVRALKGFQRRHGLPPRGLLDEATLQALNVPMEDRILQIAVSLERLRWLLPRLGPRYVLVNIPDFTLTLVEDNRKVATMRVVTGKLYAQTPVLNARITELVLNPSWFVPRSIALEEILPKVRENPWYLKVFDMKVLQGPLKEARVVDPWKVDWESVTEKNFPYTLVQGPGPTNPLGRVKFILPNPYGVYMHDTPSGELFQERVRTFSHSCIRLEKPLVLARHLLGGSNGWGKVRLQEAIARGEQRTLRIKHPLDVYIVYLTAWVEEDGTLHFRDDIYSLDAPLARALGLR, encoded by the coding sequence ATGCGGACCCTTGTCGTCGGTCTTCTTCTGTGGTCTTTTCTCGCCGTGCCCGCTTTCGCAACGGGGACTCCGACCGGTGCACAAGCGCAGGTATCCCGCCTCATCGAAGGATGGAGCGCCGGCCTGTTCGTTCTTAAAGACGCCCCTCCCCTTCACCGTGCCGAAGAGGTGGCGGCCTTTTATCGCACCAGGGGCTTCGCCCCGGCCTGGACGGACGCACAGGGCCCCCTGCCGGCCGCGGGCCGGCTTCTTGCCTCTCTGAAGGCCTCGCCCAGCCACGGCCTTGCTCCGCGCTTCTACCACCTGAAGGCCCTCCAGGACGCCCTCTCTGTCCCGGGCGCCTTTGAGCCGGACAGCCTGGCCGCCCTGGACATCCTTCTTACCGACGCCTTCATAACATATGCCGGGGACCTCCGAGACGGTCACGCTCCACCCGAAGGGACAAACGAGCACAGGGAGGCGTCCGACGCTCCGCTTCTTGAGCGGGCCCTGGCCTCCGGGTCGATGGGCAAGGCACTGGAGTCCCTTGCTCCGTGGGACTTCCGCTACCAGGGCATGAGGAAAGCCCTGGCCCGGTACAGGGCCATCGCCCGGGAGGGCGGCTGGCCGCGGGTTCCCCCGGGGCTTGAACCGGGAGCGCGGGGGCCCGGCGTCTCGGCTCTGAAGAAACGCCTCGCCCTCACTGATGGTTTCCCGTTGTCCGCGGACGGCGGCGACCTCTTCGACGACGCCCTGGTCCGGGCCCTCAAGGGCTTTCAGCGCCGCCACGGCCTTCCCCCCAGGGGTCTGCTTGACGAGGCCACCCTTCAAGCCCTCAACGTCCCCATGGAAGACAGAATCCTTCAGATAGCCGTCTCCCTCGAGCGCCTCCGCTGGCTGCTGCCCCGCCTAGGGCCGCGCTACGTCCTTGTAAACATTCCCGACTTCACCCTCACCTTGGTCGAGGACAACCGGAAGGTGGCCACGATGCGCGTGGTCACCGGAAAGCTCTATGCCCAGACGCCGGTCCTGAACGCCCGGATAACCGAACTCGTCCTGAACCCCTCGTGGTTCGTCCCCCGGAGCATCGCCCTGGAGGAAATCCTTCCCAAAGTGAGAGAAAACCCCTGGTATCTCAAGGTCTTCGACATGAAAGTCCTGCAAGGCCCGCTCAAGGAGGCACGGGTCGTCGACCCCTGGAAGGTGGACTGGGAGAGCGTGACCGAGAAGAACTTCCCCTACACGCTGGTGCAGGGGCCCGGCCCCACCAACCCCCTGGGCAGGGTCAAGTTCATCCTCCCCAACCCCTACGGGGTATATATGCATGACACGCCCTCGGGGGAGCTTTTCCAGGAGCGCGTGCGTACCTTCAGCCACAGTTGCATCCGGCTGGAGAAGCCCCTCGTCCTGGCTCGGCACCTTCTCGGAGGTTCCAACGGCTGGGGCAAAGTGCGGTTGCAGGAGGCCATAGCCCGGGGCGAGCAGAGGACGCTCCGGATAAAGCATCCTCTGGATGTTTACATAGTCTATCTCACCGCCTGGGTAGAGGAGGACGGAACCCTTCACTTCCGGGACGACATCTACTCCCTGGATGCCCCCCTCGCCCGGGCCCTGGGTCTGCGTTAG
- the acpS gene encoding holo-ACP synthase — MIHGVGVDIIEVDRIRRSVADLGEKFLERVFTEDELEHCRRHRDPHPHYAGRFAAKEALVKALSTEAPISLRDVEVTNDPKGKPVFKVSKKLQILFDEKGIVRTHLSLSHERTYAVATVVLEKLA, encoded by the coding sequence ATGATACACGGAGTGGGCGTGGACATCATCGAGGTCGACAGGATCAGGCGGTCGGTGGCCGACCTGGGCGAGAAGTTTCTTGAGCGGGTCTTCACCGAGGACGAGTTGGAGCACTGCCGGCGCCACCGCGACCCCCACCCCCATTACGCCGGACGCTTCGCGGCAAAAGAGGCCCTGGTGAAGGCTCTCTCCACCGAAGCGCCCATCTCCCTCAGGGACGTCGAGGTCACCAACGACCCGAAGGGCAAACCCGTCTTCAAGGTGAGCAAGAAGCTCCAGATACTCTTCGATGAAAAGGGCATCGTCCGCACCCACCTCTCCCTCTCCCACGAGCGCACCTACGCCGTGGCCACCGTGGTCCTCGAAAAACTGGCCTGA
- a CDS encoding glycosyltransferase family 2 protein — protein MKISAVTITLNEEKNIERCLRSVQWADEMVVVDAESTDRTAELARDLGARVIVRPWPGSTGKQFQYAIAQAKNPWVFIIDADEEASPELGREIREKTKDPGESIAFRIPRINYALGRWFDKGSWKESVVRVFRPEHVHYRGQFHQKKDINGKVGRMASPLKHYMAMDMVKWLIRSMRLARIEGEVLYADGRRFSGLKVLSGFGKFVMRFLFKPGFVYGWAGFFVSFQRFLYVMAQQISILELQLGVREPDRDSERTFR, from the coding sequence ATGAAGATATCCGCCGTAACGATTACTCTTAACGAAGAAAAGAACATAGAACGCTGCCTGAGGAGCGTGCAGTGGGCGGACGAGATGGTGGTCGTGGATGCCGAAAGCACGGACCGCACCGCTGAACTCGCCCGGGACCTCGGGGCAAGGGTAATCGTCAGGCCCTGGCCGGGTTCCACCGGCAAACAGTTCCAGTACGCGATTGCGCAGGCGAAGAACCCGTGGGTTTTCATCATAGACGCCGACGAAGAGGCCTCGCCGGAGCTGGGCAGGGAGATACGGGAAAAAACAAAAGACCCCGGCGAGTCCATAGCCTTCCGCATACCCCGGATAAATTATGCCCTGGGCAGATGGTTCGACAAGGGAAGCTGGAAGGAAAGCGTCGTCAGGGTCTTCCGTCCCGAGCACGTTCATTACAGGGGACAGTTTCATCAGAAAAAGGACATCAATGGCAAGGTCGGCAGGATGGCCTCTCCCCTCAAACACTATATGGCCATGGACATGGTCAAGTGGCTGATACGGAGCATGAGGCTTGCACGCATAGAGGGCGAAGTCCTGTACGCCGACGGCAGGAGGTTCAGCGGACTGAAAGTGCTATCCGGTTTCGGCAAGTTTGTAATGCGTTTTCTTTTCAAACCCGGCTTCGTTTACGGCTGGGCCGGCTTTTTCGTAAGCTTCCAGAGGTTCCTTTACGTCATGGCCCAGCAGATATCCATCCTTGAGCTGCAGCTCGGCGTGAGAGAGCCCGACCGGGACAGCGAAAGGACGTTCAGATGA